The following coding sequences are from one Nicotiana tabacum cultivar K326 chromosome 1, ASM71507v2, whole genome shotgun sequence window:
- the LOC142164564 gene encoding uncharacterized protein LOC142164564, protein MRNGRFLWENIICRSEIPKEIACDNMPQFIGAKVTKFLGYLKIKRIKSSPYHPSVNSQAESTNKVIMEETKGKWPEGLPGVLWAYRTMAKSSTGETPISLVYEAEALIPVKVGEPTLRYFQADKEANNEPMLVKLELLDERRDLVHIRMETQKQRMEIYYN, encoded by the coding sequence ATGCGAAATGGTAGATTCTTGTGGGAGAATATAATCTGTAGATCTgagataccaaaagagatagcttGTGACAACATGCCACAATTTATAGGGGCTAAGGTCACAAAATTCCTGGGATATttaaaaatcaaaaggatcaAATCATCACCTTATCATCCAAGCGTAAACAgtcaagcagaatcaacaaacaaggtgaTTATGGAAGAAACCAAAGGGAAATGGCCCGAAGGGTTGCCAGGAGTACTATGGGCGTACCGGACAATGGCCAAATCAAGCACGGGGGAAACTCCTATCTCTCTTGTGTATGAAGCAGAAGCACTAATCCCGGTGAAAGTAGGAGAACCTACCCTGAGATATTTCCAAGCGGACAAAGAAGCAAACAATGAACCAATgttggtcaaattggagttgCTCGACGAACGCAGGGACCTGGTGCATATAAGGATGGAAAcccaaaagcagagaatggaaaTATATTACAattga